TAGGCACTAAAATAGCAAACCTGAAATTAAATGCGTCAGACTAGCTCTGAAAATCACCAAAAGGGTGCAGACTCAAGTATTCTTAACTAACTCGTTAATTTCCAATATCACTGTCGCTACTGCATAATTTTGCTCATCAGAAATTGAAATAAAGCTACAGCTGATATTTCTTTGTTTACACAATTCAGCATAATTTCCACTAAATTGTAATACGGGTTGTCCAGAGCTTAAGTTTTGTACTTCAATATCTTGAAAGCTGACACCGCTCGCTATTCCGGTACCTAACGCTTTGACTGCTGCTTCTTTAGCGGCAAATCGTTTAGCTAAAAAACGAGCAGGAAATTTATGCTGGGCATACTGCTGCAATTCAGCTTCAGTCAAGACTCTATTGGCTAAACGTTGAGATTTTTCAAGCTGTTGCTCAAATCTTGCGACCTCAACTATGTCAGTCCCTAGCCCAGCAATCATTAAGCTCGAGCTTCTTGCATTAATTTGCGCATATCGGCCACAGCTTGATGCAAACCATCAAACGCCGCGCGGGCAATAATTGCATGGCCAATATTGAGTTCATACAGCTCAGGAATGGCCGCAATAGGTTTAATATTATGATAATGCAGGCCGTGACCTGCATTAACTTTTAAACCTTGTTTATGGGCGTATTGAATACCTTCAAGCAAAATGGTCAATTCTTTTTCTTGTTGCTGTTCATTTTTCGCTTCAGCATATTGACCAGTGTGGATCTCAATATATGGCGCACCCGCAGCGACTGCGGCGTCAATTTGAGTTTTATCTGCATCAATAAATAATGACACTAGTATACCAGCCGAAGCCAAACGTGCACATGCAGCAGTCATACGAGGAAGGTTACCGGCTACGTCTAAACCACCTTCGGTTGTTAATTCTTGTCTTTTTTCGGGAACTAAACAGCAAAATTCTGGCTGCGTTTGTTCAGCTATAGCCAACATTTCTTCGGTCACGGCCATTTCTAAGTTCATTCGAGTTTGAATAGTGCGTCTTAAAATTTGCACATCACGATCGGTGATATGTCTTCTATCTTCCCGCAGATGTACGGTAATGCCATCTGCTCCTGCACGCTCAGCTATTTCTGCAGCATGAACAGGATCTGGGTATGAAGTCCCGCGAGCATTACGTAGGGTAGCAATATGATCAATATTAACACCCAGCAAAATTTCTTTCATATTTACTATCCTTCTTATTAAACCGTATTTTTTTGTTTAATTTTCCACGTTTGTTGAAATAACTCTCTACTTTTTAAGGGCTTAGGGCCCAACAACTGACTCAAAGCGAGCCTATTTATACTTTTGGCGCAATGTAAACTAGCAGGGTTCCAAATTAATTGGCTCATCTGTAACAAAGCATCTCCAGAGAATCGATTGTTGCCTTTAAATTCAGCCCCAACTCGTTTCACTCCTTGTTCTAAAACCAAACAATATTCACCATCAGGTTCTACCGCTTGCTCATTTTCATAGTCATAATTTAAATCAAAACCGTAACCTAATTCATTTAATAAACTGATTTCAAACTCTCGTAAACAAGGCTCAATTTTGCAACCTGTGTTTAATAACGCAAGGGTTTCTTGATACAAACAATATAATTCAGGATGAGGAACTTCTTTAGGCAACAAACGATTGAGAATTTCGTTGATATACATAGCCGAAAATAAATGATGGCCAGCTAAACGAAACATACTTGCACTCGATTCAAGTTGATTCAAGTTACGCAATTCGTGTTTTCCAGAAATACTGATTAACAAAGGCTGGAACGATTGCAATAAACTTTTTTTATCGCCCTTATTACCACGAACACCTTTCACCACGGCACTTATTTTTCCAAGTTCCGCAGTAAAAAAGTCAGTTAAATAACTGGTTTCTCGATACTCACGTCTATGTAACAAAAAACCATTTAACTGCTGTGGAACCAAAGGATTTACCTGAAAAATAGATTGAGTTGTGAGCTAGCTAACTTTTATGCGTACCACTTTCATTGCTTCAAACTCCATGCCCGCAATTTCTTCGGTCATAGGGTAATAAGTCAAATTCACCCGCGCACCCGTTAGATTTTTGTAGACTTTTCGACGGCGGAATTTGAAAGGTACATCAGTGCCTTCTACCAATAAGGTATTCATAAACCAATCGTCATCTTTGCGTTGAACATGTGATACCACAGTCATCTCTTCAGAGTGAGTGAGGTTATCGTGTTTATCGAGCAATTTTTCTACATCAGATTTTTTTGCCATGGCCACTTTAGAGTTAGCTGAAAAAAACAAGTTTAGCACTTTTCGCTAACTTCATAAATATATAAACTGCGAGTGTAAAAATTAAACTGGGATCAAACCTTCAACCATAAGCTGTAAGTTGGTTCTGCCGCGAAATTCGTTGATATCTAACTTATAAGCCAAATTCACAGTAGAACATCTTGGATTAGGCCAAATATCGGGGTCAATATTAAAAGCAATAGCATCAAACAATAATCCACTTGGGTGTTTAACCATCATTTTTAGATGTTTAACGCCCACTATTTTTTGTTCCATTAGCTGAAAATCACCATCGAACAGTGGCTCAGGAAAACCTTGGCCCCATGGTCCTGCACTTTTTAAGGTTTGCGCAAAAGCCAAAGTAAAATCGGCCGCCTGCAATTCTCCGTCAGAAATCAACTCGCCAGCTAGAGGTTTATCTCGCAAACTTTCTTCCGCAATTTGATTAAAAACTCGTTGAAATGCCTCTAAGTTTTTCAGCGGCAAACTTAAACCAGCCGCCATAGCATGACCACCAAATTTACCTATTACATCAGGATAACGGCTATTCAACTCTTCTAATAAATCACGAATATGTAAACCAGGAATAGAACGAGCCGAACCTTTTAAGGTTTCATCATCTTGATGAGCAAACGCAATAGTCGGTCTGTGATATTTATCTTTGATACGCCCAGCCAAAATACCAATCACCCCTTGGTGATAATCAGCTTGGTATAACACCAAGCCATAAGGTAAATTAGCGGATTCAATGTTTAACGAATCA
The sequence above is a segment of the Paraglaciecola sp. L3A3 genome. Coding sequences within it:
- the recO gene encoding DNA repair protein RecO, translated to MVPQQLNGFLLHRREYRETSYLTDFFTAELGKISAVVKGVRGNKGDKKSLLQSFQPLLISISGKHELRNLNQLESSASMFRLAGHHLFSAMYINEILNRLLPKEVPHPELYCLYQETLALLNTGCKIEPCLREFEISLLNELGYGFDLNYDYENEQAVEPDGEYCLVLEQGVKRVGAEFKGNNRFSGDALLQMSQLIWNPASLHCAKSINRLALSQLLGPKPLKSRELFQQTWKIKQKNTV
- the acpS gene encoding holo-ACP synthase, with protein sequence MIAGLGTDIVEVARFEQQLEKSQRLANRVLTEAELQQYAQHKFPARFLAKRFAAKEAAVKALGTGIASGVSFQDIEVQNLSSGQPVLQFSGNYAELCKQRNISCSFISISDEQNYAVATVILEINELVKNT
- the pdxJ gene encoding pyridoxine 5'-phosphate synthase, coding for MKEILLGVNIDHIATLRNARGTSYPDPVHAAEIAERAGADGITVHLREDRRHITDRDVQILRRTIQTRMNLEMAVTEEMLAIAEQTQPEFCCLVPEKRQELTTEGGLDVAGNLPRMTAACARLASAGILVSLFIDADKTQIDAAVAAGAPYIEIHTGQYAEAKNEQQQEKELTILLEGIQYAHKQGLKVNAGHGLHYHNIKPIAAIPELYELNIGHAIIARAAFDGLHQAVADMRKLMQEARA